In a genomic window of Chthoniobacterales bacterium:
- a CDS encoding helix-turn-helix transcriptional regulator, whose translation MDGCNLKLNPDVLLRMLLWMRVSLVSQRLRELRRSLEISQEALGAQGFVSAPGWAKIENGTRQPSDDLLEKLTDWMVKYGYLKLREKSRLLDELLSLKYMEHLSPFVCRLARDFHQSITTTPLLRVAEPAPTYRAKRKR comes from the coding sequence TTGGATGGGTGCAACCTAAAACTCAATCCCGACGTATTACTCCGCATGCTGCTATGGATGCGTGTGAGCTTGGTGAGTCAACGGTTGAGGGAGCTGCGGAGGTCCTTGGAGATTTCGCAAGAGGCGCTTGGAGCCCAAGGGTTTGTGTCCGCTCCGGGTTGGGCCAAAATCGAGAACGGGACGCGTCAACCGAGCGATGATTTGCTGGAAAAACTGACCGATTGGATGGTGAAATACGGCTATCTTAAATTGCGGGAAAAGTCGCGGCTATTGGACGAGCTTCTCAGTCTGAAATACATGGAGCACCTTTCACCATTCGTCTGTAGGCTGGCGCGGGACTTTCACCAATCCATTACCACTACCCCTCTCCTCCGTGTGGCGGAACCCGCACCGACCTACCGCGCAAAGCGAAAGAGGTAA
- a CDS encoding type II toxin-antitoxin system VapC family toxin, producing MRLLIDSNRFIDFCAGEDDVVAQFENAEALLIPFVVLAEIRAGAGLTRRGGEQASLLQELLQQPGVRAAHSTDAAAHHYATIYQQLRRKGTPMPSNNLWIAALALEHGLVLYTRDKHFDHIPFVPKLG from the coding sequence ATGAGGCTGCTCATCGACTCGAACCGGTTCATCGATTTCTGCGCGGGTGAGGATGATGTGGTGGCGCAATTCGAAAATGCCGAGGCCCTGCTCATCCCTTTTGTCGTGCTGGCCGAAATACGGGCCGGGGCAGGACTGACGCGCCGCGGCGGTGAGCAAGCTTCCCTCCTACAGGAACTTCTCCAGCAACCCGGCGTGCGGGCCGCGCACAGCACCGATGCTGCCGCGCACCACTACGCGACGATCTACCAACAGCTGCGCCGCAAAGGAACGCCCATGCCGTCCAACAACCTCTGGATCGCCGCGCTCGCGCTGGAGCATGGCCTCGTGCTCTACACGCGCGACAAACACTTCGATCACATTCCTTTCGTGCCGAAGCTGGGGTGA
- a CDS encoding PIN domain-containing protein, producing MHQQTTASRLRAVNQVVLADTGPLVALFDRGDEHHDWAKRSLGKIRGPLLTSEPVVSEVLFLLGDMPRSRAAFLDFWSEGALKVSFDAGRERAALIALLEKYQDTGMSLADATMVRMSELHAGSVVWTLDEDFRVYRRMGRKVIPLLDWPR from the coding sequence ATCCACCAACAAACAACGGCTTCGCGGCTACGGGCGGTGAACCAAGTTGTCTTGGCCGATACGGGTCCGTTGGTTGCGCTCTTCGACCGGGGCGACGAACACCACGATTGGGCTAAGCGCAGCTTGGGGAAAATCCGCGGACCCTTGCTGACTTCCGAGCCGGTGGTCAGCGAGGTCCTTTTCCTTCTTGGGGACATGCCGCGTTCGCGCGCGGCATTCCTCGACTTCTGGTCCGAGGGGGCGCTGAAGGTTTCATTCGATGCAGGACGGGAAAGGGCCGCTTTGATCGCGTTGCTGGAGAAATACCAAGACACCGGGATGTCCTTGGCCGATGCCACGATGGTTCGGATGAGCGAGTTGCATGCCGGCAGCGTTGTCTGGACGCTCGACGAAGATTTTCGCGTCTATCGCCGCATGGGGCGCAAGGTGATCCCGCTCCTCGACTGGCCGAGGTAG
- a CDS encoding ribbon-helix-helix protein, CopG family: protein MLLLEHPAGGWRNHTAFDVVAFRRFATTFAPMVTETLSIKVSKAEKNLLRECARRSRRSASDLLRQALLSVVRSPQAAGASLLERHAHLFDDLDRGPGDLSTNKQRLRGYGR, encoded by the coding sequence ATGCTTTTGCTGGAGCACCCCGCTGGCGGCTGGCGAAACCACACAGCATTCGATGTAGTTGCTTTCCGGCGGTTTGCGACTACGTTTGCGCCCATGGTCACCGAAACTCTTTCCATCAAGGTTTCCAAAGCCGAAAAGAACCTTCTTCGCGAATGCGCACGTCGCAGCCGCCGGTCTGCCTCGGACTTGTTGCGGCAGGCCTTGCTTTCGGTGGTTCGCTCCCCGCAGGCCGCCGGTGCATCGCTGCTCGAGCGACACGCGCACCTCTTCGATGACCTCGACCGCGGCCCGGGGGATTTATCCACCAACAAACAACGGCTTCGCGGCTACGGGCGGTGA
- a CDS encoding TatD family deoxyribonuclease, with amino-acid sequence MGFCRGSLVAVVLTDTHAHLDFPEFEGQLDAVLARASEAGVQRVITIGIDRESCRKSLAIAEKYDNVHVVVGLHPCSVMEAGAMDFLDELPALARHPKVVAIGETGMDYHHLPSRARTVQKEEAVFNALLAGTAEATEAEIADGAMKSAQAEAFKVQLDLAVELGLNVVIHQRDAWQDNLEILRPYTGKVRGVFHCFGGSPDDAAEIAALGHLVSFTGIVTFKNAALVQETVRSVTADGYMAETDCPYLAPVPFRGKTCEPAHVRLTVEKIAALRGETLEKVAADTEQTTRVFFKL; translated from the coding sequence GTGGGCTTCTGCCGTGGTTCGCTGGTAGCAGTTGTGCTCACCGATACCCACGCCCATCTTGATTTTCCCGAGTTCGAAGGGCAGCTCGATGCCGTGCTCGCGCGGGCATCTGAAGCCGGTGTGCAGCGTGTCATCACCATCGGTATCGACCGCGAAAGCTGCCGAAAGTCTCTCGCCATCGCGGAAAAATACGACAACGTCCACGTCGTAGTCGGTCTGCATCCTTGCTCGGTCATGGAAGCAGGCGCGATGGATTTCCTCGATGAACTTCCCGCGCTCGCACGCCACCCGAAAGTCGTTGCCATCGGAGAGACCGGCATGGATTACCACCATCTGCCGAGCCGTGCGCGGACCGTGCAAAAAGAGGAGGCGGTCTTCAACGCCTTGTTGGCGGGGACGGCGGAGGCCACCGAAGCCGAGATTGCGGATGGCGCAATGAAGTCCGCGCAGGCAGAAGCCTTCAAGGTGCAGCTCGATCTGGCCGTCGAACTCGGTCTCAACGTCGTCATCCACCAGCGCGACGCCTGGCAGGATAACCTGGAAATTCTGCGCCCCTACACCGGGAAAGTGCGAGGTGTTTTCCACTGCTTCGGCGGATCACCGGATGACGCCGCGGAGATCGCCGCTCTGGGACATCTTGTTTCCTTCACCGGCATCGTGACTTTCAAAAATGCCGCGCTTGTGCAGGAAACCGTTCGCTCCGTCACGGCAGATGGCTACATGGCGGAAACCGACTGCCCGTATCTCGCGCCCGTTCCTTTCCGGGGAAAAACGTGCGAGCCGGCGCATGTCCGCCTCACCGTCGAAAAGATTGCCGCACTGCGCGGCGAAACTTTGGAAAAAGTCGCCGCCGATACCGAACAAACCACGCGCGTTTTTTTCAAGCTGTAG
- a CDS encoding ketoacyl-ACP synthase III translates to MSTKTLRPVAITGTGKYVPEKVLTNADLQKIVDTSDEWITERTGIKERRIAADNEATSDLAVHAARAALENAGVAAADLDLIIVATFTPDMFFPSTACFVQKALGASKATCFDVSAACSGFLYCLDIARNYIATGAAENILVIGADKVSGVIDWSDRNTCVLFGDGAGAAVLQPAKEGGGEILSVYSGSNGSLDEILNVPAGGSRLPLTAANVDSRLNTMKMAGREVYRHAVTTMMSAAKEAIGRAGLTVDDIECFIPHQANLRIIETIADKLHVPMERFFVNLTEYGNTSAAAVAIALDEAQRSGRIKHGDHILMVVFGGGLTWASAVVRW, encoded by the coding sequence ATGAGCACGAAAACACTCCGCCCCGTCGCCATCACCGGCACCGGGAAATATGTTCCCGAGAAGGTCCTCACCAACGCGGACCTGCAAAAAATCGTCGATACCAGCGACGAATGGATCACCGAGCGCACGGGGATCAAAGAGCGCCGGATTGCCGCGGACAACGAGGCCACCAGTGATCTTGCCGTTCACGCGGCGCGCGCCGCATTGGAAAACGCAGGCGTCGCCGCTGCCGACCTCGATCTCATCATCGTGGCCACGTTCACCCCGGACATGTTTTTCCCTTCGACGGCTTGCTTTGTGCAGAAAGCTCTCGGCGCCTCCAAGGCCACGTGCTTCGATGTCTCGGCCGCGTGCTCGGGGTTTCTTTACTGCCTCGACATCGCGCGCAATTACATCGCCACGGGTGCTGCGGAAAACATCCTGGTTATCGGGGCGGACAAAGTCAGCGGTGTGATCGACTGGAGTGACCGCAATACGTGCGTCTTGTTCGGTGACGGCGCCGGCGCGGCCGTGCTCCAGCCGGCCAAAGAGGGCGGGGGAGAAATTCTTTCGGTTTATTCCGGCAGCAACGGCTCGCTCGACGAGATCCTCAATGTGCCGGCCGGCGGCTCGCGCCTTCCGCTTACTGCGGCCAACGTGGACAGCAGGCTCAACACCATGAAAATGGCTGGCCGCGAGGTTTACCGTCACGCGGTCACCACGATGATGTCCGCCGCCAAGGAAGCCATCGGCCGCGCGGGTCTCACGGTCGACGACATCGAATGCTTCATCCCCCATCAGGCCAATCTCCGCATCATCGAGACCATCGCCGACAAGCTGCATGTGCCGATGGAGCGCTTTTTCGTGAATCTCACCGAATACGGCAACACGTCGGCCGCGGCCGTGGCCATCGCCCTCGACGAGGCGCAGCGCAGCGGACGCATCAAGCACGGTGACCACATCCTCATGGTGGTCTTCGGCGGCGGGTTGACGTGGGCTTCTGCCGTGGTTCGCTGGTAG
- the plsX gene encoding phosphate acyltransferase PlsX, with the protein MKVALDAMGGDHAPQACVDGAVLALREFANLEKLFLVGDEARIRAELEKNGCRDPRVEIVHATQVVEMSESAVDGVRRKKDSSISRAVDLVKHGRADAVVSAGHTGAAVAATTIKLRTLEGVDRPGIAALLPTETNLCVLIDAGANTDARPEHMLQYAIMGAVFSRYVLGYKDPAIGLMSIGGEDVKGSEFTKDIFKLLKTSGLNFRGNIEGHDLFQNPVEVVLCDGFTGNVVLKSCEATAEAVFHWLKNEIKRSPLRMAGAYLMQGAFRKLKKRTNYEEYGGSPLLGVDGICIIAHGSSSPKAIKNAIRVALESIQTRINPHIVEELAAFYAR; encoded by the coding sequence ATGAAGGTTGCCCTCGATGCCATGGGCGGCGACCACGCCCCGCAAGCCTGCGTGGATGGCGCGGTCCTCGCCCTCCGCGAGTTTGCCAACCTCGAGAAATTATTCCTCGTCGGCGACGAGGCGCGCATCCGCGCCGAGTTGGAAAAGAACGGCTGCCGCGATCCGCGCGTGGAAATTGTCCACGCCACGCAAGTCGTCGAGATGTCGGAAAGCGCCGTCGATGGCGTGCGCCGCAAAAAAGATTCGTCCATCTCTCGCGCGGTCGACTTGGTCAAACACGGACGCGCCGACGCCGTGGTCAGTGCCGGACACACCGGCGCCGCCGTCGCCGCCACCACGATCAAACTTCGCACTCTCGAAGGTGTCGACCGCCCGGGGATCGCCGCCTTGCTCCCGACGGAGACCAACCTTTGCGTCCTCATCGACGCCGGTGCCAATACCGACGCCCGCCCCGAGCACATGTTGCAATACGCCATCATGGGAGCCGTCTTCTCCCGCTACGTTCTCGGCTACAAGGATCCCGCCATCGGTCTCATGTCCATCGGCGGCGAGGACGTCAAAGGCAGCGAATTCACCAAGGACATTTTCAAACTCCTCAAAACGAGCGGACTTAACTTTCGCGGGAACATCGAGGGTCATGACCTCTTCCAAAACCCTGTCGAGGTCGTTCTTTGCGACGGCTTCACCGGAAACGTCGTCCTCAAATCCTGCGAAGCCACCGCTGAAGCGGTTTTTCACTGGCTTAAAAACGAAATCAAACGCTCCCCGCTCCGCATGGCCGGCGCCTATCTCATGCAGGGCGCTTTCCGCAAGTTGAAGAAACGCACCAACTACGAGGAATACGGCGGCAGCCCGCTGCTCGGTGTCGACGGCATCTGCATCATCGCGCACGGGTCGAGCAGCCCCAAAGCCATCAAGAACGCGATCCGTGTCGCCCTTGAATCGATCCAGACGCGGATCAACCCGCACATCGTCGAGGAACTCGCCGCATTCTACGCCCGTTGA
- a CDS encoding 50S ribosomal protein L32: MPVPKRKVSKMRLRTRKAANRWRAGKLGTCAQCGAKIPSHTACPSCGYYKGRQVLSVGAA, translated from the coding sequence ATGCCAGTTCCCAAACGCAAAGTTTCCAAAATGCGCCTGCGCACCCGCAAGGCGGCCAACCGCTGGCGCGCCGGCAAGCTCGGCACTTGTGCCCAATGCGGTGCCAAGATCCCCTCGCATACCGCCTGTCCGTCCTGCGGATACTACAAAGGGCGCCAAGTCCTTTCGGTCGGCGCGGCCTGA
- a CDS encoding DUF177 domain-containing protein, whose amino-acid sequence MIGVHLRQVPPEGQHLEGEEDAGFLDLSAIGAKPAGPVAYDFQVGLSGGGLFATGRVVAPVQMNCVACLQPFVFQAVVDPFAAQVEIDGRELVDLTPMVREELLLALPNHPRCDLIPGHRCPYQQPETSGRGSPQTAESAWDQLDKLKIKR is encoded by the coding sequence GGGCCAACACCTCGAAGGCGAGGAAGACGCGGGGTTTCTCGACCTCTCCGCGATCGGCGCCAAGCCGGCCGGCCCCGTCGCTTACGATTTCCAAGTGGGACTCTCGGGCGGCGGCCTGTTTGCCACCGGGCGCGTGGTCGCACCCGTCCAAATGAACTGCGTCGCCTGCCTGCAGCCTTTTGTTTTCCAAGCGGTTGTGGACCCTTTCGCGGCACAGGTCGAGATCGACGGGCGCGAACTGGTCGACCTCACCCCCATGGTCCGCGAGGAGCTTTTATTGGCTTTGCCAAATCACCCCCGCTGTGATCTTATTCCCGGCCACCGTTGTCCCTATCAACAGCCGGAGACCTCCGGCCGCGGGTCGCCGCAAACCGCGGAATCTGCTTGGGACCAGTTGGATAAGCTAAAAATCAAACGCTGA